From Streptosporangiales bacterium, the proteins below share one genomic window:
- a CDS encoding PrsW family intramembrane metalloprotease: MTPAPTHDRPAWAEAFSAGPRRLAAGLALIAVAPVVVLVCAGYQLAAFDDETAYHELLWAIPLLTVAAVAGIVAVRLWSHPDEWLRRRAMVAVGVLAAVVVVWFVLLTTARLAPYWTTTLLCVPSTLFGLVLMRRAERNRRVSWLLLAAPFLWGACVATQSALATADLRNLVVTRLVTPGTAFMYVDNVVTAVNEEGLKALGVLAVLVVFGSRINGVLGGLVTGAVVGIGFQFTESVLYMAGGDSEEMLYQFWTRQYAGLFASHLVYTGIAGACLGLAFHYRGALARVLCAGAGFLAAVTAHAAWNVAVSVGLTWRPDSSALLIFVAQPVNAFVFHSPSIVLFCALVIGAQRYELRGLRRGLHTEASVGLGAIRPGEVPVLSSASARFRLRLRLLARRDLRRYRHVRALHEAQLELAYVHWHRAHTGGGDGAESRLRRRILRLRLLGLVATPAPAGTTVSRQAPLPPAVSRQESPA; encoded by the coding sequence GTGACGCCTGCACCCACTCACGACCGCCCGGCGTGGGCGGAGGCGTTCTCGGCCGGGCCCCGACGCCTGGCCGCCGGGCTCGCCCTCATCGCCGTGGCGCCGGTCGTCGTCCTGGTCTGCGCCGGTTACCAGCTCGCGGCGTTCGACGACGAGACGGCCTACCACGAGCTGCTCTGGGCGATCCCGCTGCTCACCGTCGCCGCGGTCGCCGGCATCGTGGCCGTCCGCCTGTGGTCCCATCCCGACGAGTGGCTGCGCCGCCGCGCCATGGTGGCGGTCGGCGTCCTCGCCGCCGTCGTGGTCGTGTGGTTCGTGCTGCTGACGACGGCACGTCTCGCGCCGTACTGGACGACGACACTGCTCTGCGTCCCGTCCACGCTGTTCGGCCTCGTCCTGATGCGGCGGGCGGAGCGCAACCGCCGCGTGTCCTGGCTCCTCCTCGCCGCGCCGTTCCTGTGGGGCGCGTGCGTCGCGACGCAGTCCGCGCTGGCGACGGCCGACCTGCGCAACCTCGTGGTCACGCGCCTGGTCACGCCCGGCACGGCGTTCATGTACGTCGACAACGTCGTGACCGCGGTGAACGAGGAGGGACTGAAGGCCCTCGGCGTGCTCGCCGTCCTGGTCGTGTTCGGCAGCAGGATCAACGGCGTCCTCGGCGGGCTCGTCACCGGTGCCGTGGTGGGGATCGGCTTCCAGTTCACCGAGTCCGTCCTCTACATGGCGGGAGGAGACTCCGAGGAGATGCTCTACCAGTTCTGGACCCGGCAGTACGCGGGCCTGTTCGCGTCACACCTGGTCTACACCGGCATCGCCGGCGCCTGTCTCGGCCTCGCCTTCCACTATCGCGGCGCGCTGGCGCGGGTGCTGTGCGCGGGCGCCGGCTTCCTCGCCGCGGTCACGGCCCATGCGGCGTGGAACGTCGCCGTGTCGGTCGGGCTGACGTGGCGTCCCGACAGCTCGGCGCTGCTGATCTTCGTCGCGCAGCCGGTGAACGCGTTCGTCTTCCACAGCCCGTCGATCGTCCTGTTCTGCGCACTCGTCATCGGGGCGCAGCGGTACGAGCTGCGCGGTCTCCGACGTGGGCTGCACACCGAGGCGTCGGTCGGTCTCGGGGCGATCCGGCCGGGTGAGGTGCCGGTGCTGAGCAGTGCCAGCGCACGGTTCCGGCTGCGCCTGCGGCTGCTCGCCCGGCGTGACCTCCGCCGGTACCGACACGTCAGGGCACTGCACGAGGCGCAGCTCGAGCTGGCCTACGTGCACTGGCACCGGGCGCATACGGGCGGCGGTGACGGCGCCGAGAGTCGCCTGCGGAGGCGCATCCTGCGACTCCGCCTGCTCGGCCTCGTCGCG